From the Pungitius pungitius chromosome 6, fPunPun2.1, whole genome shotgun sequence genome, one window contains:
- the elapor2a gene encoding endosome/lysosome-associated apoptosis and autophagy regulator family member 2, whose protein sequence is MRSSAWFVANYALILGTLRLIGGAKGHRLCSETDYYYEYTECDSTGSRWRVAIPQSPGACTGLPEPVRGTECTFSCEAGEFLEMSAQECTPCAAGSYSLGSGIRFDQWDSMPAGFSSLATSQEYNPRRYERLTCNSSTWVPQGSYLESNRDECTVSLIYAVHLKKQGSVSFEYQYPDNNLLFEFFIQNDQCQEMDQSADTKWLKLTSHGEWATHTVDLKSGTNILYWRTGGVLMMAKGVKPVLLKNVQIEGVAYTSECFPCKPGSLSRVPGSTACDPCPRDTYAGHGASSCTPCNTTTQYAAEGSAYCKYRPPCSKKDYFQFHTACDNEGKTQVIYKWIEPKICLDGVTGAEPLPPSGEKEPCPPCNPGFYNNDTATCSPCPPGTFSDGMKPCDRCPAGTEPTLGYEYKWWNVLPANMKTSCFNVGNSKCDGMNGWEVARDHIQSGAGSSDNDYLILNIHIPGFKLPTSMSSHSGTEFGRITFEFEIVCVADCEFYFMMDVNRKSTTVVESWERTKTRQTYTHVMTQNASVSYTWAFQRTNQPSDVRRYVNDVVRIYSISVSNAVDGVASRCQACALSTQPSSSTCVPCPPGHYIDARTSQCTECPRNTHLVPHATPGPDACKPCGPASKSDKDHSLCYSDCHFTHTEGNVTLTYDLSLLGSVGSLMNGPSFTSKGTKYFHLFKIGLCGGKMAVCTDNVTDLSITDSQREKGEGISAVKTFICQSTIIPATGRGFHTALASQSINLADTLLGVTVASTLDGIRARPELYPQTTKKVPDVNFYYRSLEPTSSCESGRSAVVTLRCNAEQSNKGELTVPSQCPAGTCDGCTFHFLWESSAACPTCTERDYHQIEGACKGGHQDLLYVWTEPKLCVGGLSLPEKKTLPCEGVEFWVRLGAGLGAFTAVLLVSLTCYFWKKNKRLEYKYSRLVISANKECEMPGADSCAVMEGENEGDMEDDIVYTKPSLLGKLKAIASKGNGEHYEHVQLNSSHSKALVWS, encoded by the exons ATGCGGTCCTCGGCTTGGTTCGTCGCCAATTACGCTCTCATCCTCGGTACGCTCCGGTTGATTGGCGGGGCCAAAGGACATCGGCTCTGTAGCGAG ACTGACTACTACTATGAGTACACAGAGTGTGACAGCACGGGATCTCGTTGGAGAGTGGCCATCCCACAAAGCCCTGGGGCTTGCACCGGACTACCAGAGCCAGTACGTGGCACCGAGTGCA CCTTCTCCTGCGAGGCCGGGGAGTTCCTGGAGATGTCGGCTCAGGAGTGCACCCCGTGCGCAGCGGGAAGCTACTCCCTCGGGAGCGGCATCCGCTTCGACCAATGGGATTCCATGCCTGCTGGATTCAGTAGCCTGGCAACCTCACAGGAGTACAACCCCCGCAGATACGAGAGGCTCACCTGCAACAG TTCTACCTGGGTGCCTCAAGGAAGCTATCTGGAGTCCAACAGGGATGAATGCACGGTCTCGCTCATCTATGCTGTTCATCTGAAGAAACAAGGCTCTGTCAGCTTCGAGTACCAGTATCCAGACAACAACTTGCTATTTGAGTTCTTT aTCCAGAATGACCAATGTCAGGAGATGGATCAGTCAGCTGATACAAAGTGGCTCAAGCTCACCAGTCATGGTGAATGGGCAACCCATACC GTGGACCTTAAATCTGGCACCAACATCCTGTACTGGAGGACAGGTGGAGTCCTGATGATGGCCAAAGGGGTGAAGCCGGTTTTGctgaaaaatgttcaaatagaAG GAGTGGCGTACACATCAGAGTGTTTCCCGTGTAAGCCGGGGTCATTAAGCCGAGTCCCAGGATCCACTGCGTGCGATCCCTGTCCTCGGGACACCTACGCTGGCCACGGTGCGAGCTCCTGCACCCCCTGTAACACCACCACTCAGTATGCAG CCGAGGGATCTGCTTATTGTAAGTACAGACCTCCTTGTTCAAAGAAGGACTATTTCCAGTTCCACACAGCATGTGACAATGAAGGCAAG ACGCAGGTCATATACAAGTGGATTGAACCTAAAATCTGTCTGGACGGTGTGACTGGAGCCGAGCCGTTGCCTCCGAGTGGAGAAAAGGAGCCCTGCCCCCCCTGTAACCCTGGTTTCTATAACAATGACACAGCCACCTGCTCACCATGCCCACCTGGGACCTTTTCCGATGGAATGAAAC CATGTGATCGCTGTCCAGCAGGCACTGAGCCCACCTTGGGTTACGAGTATAAATGGTGGAATGTTCTTCCTGCAAACATGAAGACCTCCTGCTTCAATGTTGGCAACTCCAAATGTGATGGTATGAATG GCTGGGAGGTGGCACGCGATCACATCCAGAGTGGAGCAGGGAGCTCAGATAATGATTACCTCATCCTCAACATCCACATTCCTGGCTTCAA GCTTCCTACGTCCATGTCGAGCCATTCCGGAACCGAGTTCGGTCGCATCACATTTGAATTCGAAATAGTGTGTGTTGCTGACTGTGAGTTCTACTTCATGATG GATGTAAACAGGAAGAGTACTACGGTGGTGGAGTCATGGGAGAGAACGAAAACGAGACAGACGTACACACACGTCATGACCCAGAATGCCTCGGTGTCCTACACATGGGCTTTTCAGAGGACAAACCAACCTTCAGAT gtacGCCGATATGTCAACGACGTGGTGCGAATCTACTCCATCTCCGTGAGTAACGCGGTCGATGGGGTGGCCTCTAGGTGCCAGGCTTGTGCCCTCAGCACCCAGCCCTCCAGCTCTACGTGTGTGCCGTGTCCACCGGGACACTACATCGATGCACGCACCAGCCAGTGCACAGAGTGTCCCCGCAACACACACCTCGTCCCACACGCCACGCCGGGCCCTGACGCCTGCAAACCCTGTGGACCGGCTAGCAAGAGCGAcaag gACCACAGTTTATGTTACAGTGACTGCCACTTCACCCACACCGAGGGCAATGTGACTCTGACTTATGACTTGAGCCTCCTGGGGTCTGTAGGATCGCTGATGAACGGTCCAAGCTTTACCTCCAAAGGGACAAAGTACTTCCACCTCTTCAAAATAGGCCTGTGTGGAGGAAAG ATGGCAGTATGCACAGACAATGTCACAGACCTATCCATCACCGACtcccagagagagaaaggcgaAGGAATCAGTGCCGTGAAGACCTTCATCTGCCAGTCAACCATAATCCCAGCCACTGGACGAGGCTTCCACACAGCCCTCGCCTCCCAGTCCATTAACCTGGCTGACACATTACTTG GAGTGACAGTTGCCAGTACACTTGATGGAATAAGGGCAAGGCCAGAGCTGTACCCACAAACCACCAAGAAAGTCCCTGACGTTAACTTCTACTACAG gTCCCTGGAGCCGACCTCATCTTGTGAGTCGGGTCGCAGCGCTGTGGTGACGCTTCGCTGTAACGCAGAGCAGAGCAATAAAGGAGAGCTCACTGTTCCCAG TCAGTGCCCGGCGGGGACGTGCGATGGCTGCACCTTTCATTTCTTGTGGGAGAGCTCAGCAGCGTGTCCTacatgcacagagagagactACCATCAGATAGAGGGGGCCTGCAAAGGAGgacaccag GACCTGCTGTATGTGTGGACTGAACCAAAGCTGTGCGTGGGAGGTCTGTCTTTGCCTGAAAAGAAGACCTTGCCATGCGAGGGTGTGGAGTTCTGGGTCCGGCTCGGTGCAGGTCTGGGAGCTTTCACTGCGGTGCTGCTCGTCTCGCTCACCTGCTACTTCTGGAAGAAGAACAAAAG GTTGGAGTACAAGTACTCGCGGTTGGTTATATCTGCCAATAAGGAGTGTGAGATGCCAGGAGCGGACAGCTGTGctgtgatggagggagagaacgAGGGAGACATGGAGGATGATATTGTGTACACAAAACCTTCTCTACTTGGCAAACTCAAAGCCATAGCATCCAAG ggAAACGGAGAGCACTACGAGCATGTGCAGCTAAACTCCTCTCATTCAAAAGCGTTGGTATGGAGCTAG